Proteins from one Syngnathus scovelli strain Florida chromosome 9, RoL_Ssco_1.2, whole genome shotgun sequence genomic window:
- the scgn gene encoding secretagogin, whose amino-acid sequence MDSAFDKLDAAGFLEIWQHFDADDNGYIEGKELDEFFRHMMKRLGPKEKVTEERVQRLKQRFMSAYDVSADGKLQIQELANMILPETENFLLIFHREAPLDNSVDFMQIWRKYDMDCSGYISAQELKAFLKDLFQQHGRKVSPAKLEEYTDTMMKIFDKNKDGRLDLNDLARILALEENFLLQFKLDAGSTAERKRDFEKIFDHYDVNKTGALEGAEVDGFVKDMMELVRPNLTGPELDKLRAVLLRHCDVNKDGKIQKNELMLCLGVKHMA is encoded by the exons atggacaGTGCCTTTGACAAACTGGACGCTGCTGGTTTCTTGGAAATCTGGCAGCACTTTGATGCAGATG acaaCGGCTACATTGAGGGCAAGGAGCTGGATGAGTTTTTCCGTCACATGATGAAGAGACTGGGGCCAAAG GAGAAAGTGACTGAAGAGCGGGTCCAGAGGCTGAAGCAAAGGTTTATGTCCGCCTATGACGTTTCTGCTGATGGCAAACTACAGATCCAGGAG TTGGCTAACATGATCTTACCTGAGACGGAGAACTTCCTGTTGATTTTCCACAGAGAAGCTCCCCTTGACAACAGTGTCGACTTTATGCAG ATCTGGAGGAAATACGACATGGACTGCAGCGGCTACATTTCAGCTCAGGAACTGAAG GCTTTCTTGAAAGACCTGTTCCAACAGCATGGTCGCAAAGTGTCACCTGCCAAGCTGGAGGAATACACGGACACAATG ATGAAAATTTTTGACAAGAATAAGGATGGCCGTTTGGATCTGAATGACTTGGCCAG GATCTTGGCTTTAGAAGAGAATTTTCTGCTCCAGTTCAAGTTGGAC GCTGGCAGTACAGCGGAGCGAAAGCGAGATTTTGAGAAGATTTTTGATCATTATGACGTT AACAAGACTGGCGCATTGGAGGGAGCAGAGGTGGACGGCTTTGTCAAAGATATGATGGAACTGGTCCGG CCCAACCTCACTGGTCCCGAGCTGGATAAGCTGCGAGCAGTTTTGTTGCGTCACTGTGATGTCAACAAGGATGGAAAGATTCAGAAAAATGAGCTTATGCTGTGTCTGGGGGTGAAGCACATGGCTTAG